Proteins co-encoded in one Saccharomyces cerevisiae S288C chromosome II, complete sequence genomic window:
- the DUR12 gene encoding bifunctional urea carboxylase/allophanate hydrolase (Urea amidolyase; contains both urea carboxylase and allophanate hydrolase activities, degrades urea to CO2 and NH3; expression sensitive to nitrogen catabolite repression and induced by allophanate, an intermediate in allantoin degradation; protein abundance increases in response to DNA replication stress): MTVSSDTTAEISLGWSIQDWIDFHKSSSSQASLRLLESLLDSQNVAPVDNAWISLISKENLLHQFQILKSRENKETLPLYGVPIAVKDNIDVRGLPTTAACPSFAYEPSKDSKVVELLRNAGAIIVGKTNLDQFATGLVGTRSPYGKTPCAFSKEHVSGGSSAGSASVVARGIVPIALGTDTAGSGRVPAALNNLIGLKPTKGVFSCQGVVPACKSLDCVSIFALNLSDAERCFRIMCQPDPDNDEYSRPYVSNPLKKFSSNVTIAIPKNIPWYGETKNPVLFSNAVENLSRTGANVIEIDFEPLLELARCLYEGTWVAERYQAIQSFLDSKPPKESLDPTVISIIEGAKKYSAVDCFSFEYKRQGILQKVRRLLESVDVLCVPTCPLNPTMQQVADEPVLVNSRQGTWTNFVNLADLAALAVPAGFRDDGLPNGITLIGKKFTDYALLELANRYFQNIFPNGSRTYGTFTSSSVKPANDQLVGPDYDPSTSIKLAVVGAHLKGLPLHWQLEKVNATYLCTTKTSKAYQLFALPKNGPVLKPGLRRVQDSNGSQIELEVYSVPKELFGAFISMVPEPLGIGSVELESGEWIKSFICEESGYKAKGTVDITKYGGFRAYFEMLKKKESQKKKLFDTVLIANRGEIAVRIIKTLKKLGIRSVAVYSDPDKYSQHVTDADVSVPLHGTTAAQTYLDMNKIIDAAKQTNAQAIIPGYGFLSENADFSDACTSAGITFVGPSGDIIRGLGLKHSARQIAQKAGVPLVPGSLLITSVEEAKKVAAELEYPVMVKSTAGGGGIGLQKVDSEEDIEHIFETVKHQGETFFGDAGVFLERFIENARHVEVQLMGDGFGKAIALGERDCSLQRRNQKVIEETPAPNLPEKTRLALRKAAESLGSLLNYKCAGTVEFIYDEKKDEFYFLEVNTRLQVEHPITEMVTGLDLVEWMIRIAANDAPDFDSTKVEVNGVSMEARLYAENPLKNFRPSPGLLVDVKFPDWARVDTWVKKGTNISPEYDPTLAKIIVHGKDRDDAISKLNQALEETKVYGCITNIDYLKSIITSDFFAKAKVSTNILNSYQYEPTAIEITLPGAHTSIQDYPGRVGYWRIGVPPSGPMDAYSFRLANRIVGNDYRTPAIEVTLTGPSIVFHCETVIAITGGTALCTLDGQEIPQHKPVEVKRGSTLSIGKLTSGCRAYLGIRGGIDVPKYLGSYSTFTLGNVGGYNGRVLKLGDVLFLPSNEENKSVECLPQNIPQSLIPQISETKEWRIGVTCGPHGSPDFFKPESIEEFFSEKWKVHYNSNRFGVRLIGPKPKWARSNGGEGGMHPSNTHDYVYSLGAINFTGDEPVIITCDGPSLGGFVCQAVVPEAELWKVGQVKPGDSIQFVPLSYESSRSLKESQDVAIKSLDGTKLRRLDSVSILPSFETPILAQMEKVNELSPKVVYRQAGDRYVLVEYGDNEMNFNISYRIECLISLVKKNKTIGIVEMSQGVRSVLIEFDGYKVTQKELLKVLVAYETEIQFDENWKITSNIIRLPMAFEDSKTLACVQRYQETIRSSAPWLPNNVDFIANVNGISRNEVYDMLYSARFMVLGLGDVFLGSPCAVPLDPRHRFLGSKYNPSRTYTERGAVGIGGMYMCIYAANSPGGYQLVGRTIPIWDKLCLAASSEVPWLMNPFDQVEFYPVSEEDLDKMTEDCDNGVYKVNIEKSVFDHQEYLRWINANKDSITAFQEGQLGERAEEFAKLIQNANSELKESVTVKPDEEEDFPEGAEIVYSEYSGRFWKSIASVGDVIEAGQGLLIIEAMKAEMIISAPKSGKIIKICHGNGDMVDSGDIVAVIETLA; the protein is encoded by the coding sequence CCAATTGCATTGGGTACTGATACAGCAGGTTCTGGTAGAGTCCCAGCCGCCTTGAACAACCTGATTGGCCTAAAGCCAACAAAGGGCGTCTTTTCCTGTCAAGGTGTAGTTCCCGCTTGTAAATCTTTAGACTGCGTCTCCATCTTTGCATTAAACCTAAGTGATGCTGAACGCTGCTTCCGCATCATGTGCCAGCCAGATCCtgataatgatgaataTTCTAGACCCTATGTTTCCAAccctttgaaaaaattttcaagcaATGTAACGATTGCTATTCCTAAAAATATCCCATGGTATGGTGAAACCAAGAATCCTGTACTGTTTTCCAATGCTGTCGAAAATCTATCAAGAACGGGCGCTAACGTCATAGAAATTGATTTTGAGCCTCTTTTAGAGTTAGCTCGCTGTTTATACGAAGGTACTTGGGTGGCCGAGCGTTATCAAGCTATTCAATCGTTTTTGGACAGTAAACCACCAAAGGAATCTTTGGACCCTACTGTTATTTCAATTATAGAAGGGGCCAAGAAATACAGTGCAGTAGACTGCTTCAGTTTTGAATACAAAAGACAAGGCATCTTGCAAAAAGTGAGACGACTTCTCGAATCAGTCGATGTATTGTGTGTGCCCACATGTCCTTTAAATCCTACTATGCAACAAGTTGCGGATGAACCAGTCCTAGTCAATTCAAGACAAGGCACATGGACTAATTTTGTCAACTTGGCAGATTTGGCAGCCCTTGCTGTTCCCGCAGGGTTCCGAGACGATGGTTTGCCAAATGGTATTACTTTAATCGGTAAAAAATTCACAGATTACGCACTATTAGAGTTGGCTAACCGctatttccaaaatatatTCCCCAACGGTTCCAGAACATACGGTACTTTTACCTCTTCTTCAGTAAAGCCAGCAAACGATCAATTAGTGGGACCAGACTATGACCCATCTACGTCCATAAAATTGGCTGTTGTCGGTGCACATCTTAAGGGTCTGCCTCTACATTGGCAATTGGAAAAGGTCAATGCAACATATTTATGTACaacaaaaacatcaaaagCTTACCAGCTTTTTGCTTTGCCCAAAAATGGACCAGTTTTAAAACCTGGTTTGAGAAGAGTTCAAGATAGCAATGGCTCTCAAATCGAATTAGAAGTGTACAGTGTTCCAAAAGAACTGTTCGGTGCTTTTATTTCCATGGTTCCTGAACCATTAGGAATAGGTTCAGTGGAGTTAGAATCTGGTGAATGGATCAAATCCTTTATTTGTGAAGAATCTGGTTACAAAGCCAAAGGTACAGTTGATATCACAAAGTATGGTGGATTTAGAgcatattttgaaatgttgaagaaaaaagagtcccaaaagaagaagttatTTGATACCGTGTTAATTGCCAATAGAGGTGAAATTGCCGTTCGTATTATCAagacattaaaaaaattgggtATTAGATCAGTTGCAGTTTATTCCGACCCTGATAAATATTCTCAACACGTTACTGATGCAGATGTTTCTGTACCCCTTCATGGCACAACCGCAGCCCAAACTTATTTAGACATGAATAAGATCATAGATGCCGCTAAGCAAACTAATGCACAGGCCATTATTCCTGGTTATGGTTTCTTGTCGGAAAATGCGGATTTTTCTGATGCGTGCACCAGTGCTGGCATTACCTTTGTTGGTCCTTCGGGAGATATTATCAGAGGTTTAGGGTTAAAACATTCTGCTAGACAGATTGCACAGAAGGCTGGCGTTCCTCTAGTGCCAGGCTCTTTGCTTATCACATCAGTTGAAGAGGCTAAGAAAGTCGCAGCGGAATTGGAATACCCAGTTATGGTGAAGTCAACTGCTGGTGGCGGTGGTATTGGTTTGCAGAAAGTCGATTCTGAAGAGGACATCGAGCATATTTTTGAGACTGTGAAACATCAAGGTGAAACATTTTTCGGTGACGCTGGTGTATTTCTGGAACGGTTTATCGAAAATGCCAGGCATGTTGAAGTCCAACTTATGGGAGATGGTTTTGGTAAGGCCATTGCTTTGGGCGAACGTGATTGTTCTTTACAGCGTCGTAACCAAAAAGTTATCGAAGAAACTCCTGCACCAAATTTGCCAGAAAAGACGAGGTTGGCGTTAAGAAAGGCAGCTGAAAGTTTGGGATCTTTATTGAATTACAAGTGTGCTGGTACGGTTGAATTTATTTACGATGAGAAAAAGGACGAgttttactttttagaAGTTAATACAAGATTACAAGTTGAACATCCAATAACAGAAATGGTTACAGGGTTAGACTTGGTCGAGTGGATGATCAGGATTGCCGCTAATGATGCACCTGATTTTGATTCTACAAAGGTAGAAGTCAATGGGGTTTCAATGGAGGCACGTTTATATGCTGAAAatccattgaaaaatttcagacCTTCTCCAGGTTTACTTGTCGATGTGAAATTTCCTGATTGGGCAAGAGTGGATACTTGGGTTAAGAAAGGTACTAATATTTCTCCCGAATATGATCCAACATTGGCCAAAATTATCGTTCATGGGAAAGACCGTGATGATGCAATTTCCAAGTTAAATCAAGCGTtagaagaaacaaaagtttACGGATGTATTACTAACATTGACTACCTGAAGTCTATCATTACCAGTGATTTCTTTGCTAAAGCAAAAGTTTCTACAAACATTTTGAACTCTTATCAATATGAGCCTACCGCCATCGAAATTACTTTGCCCGGTGCACACACTAGTATTCAGGATTACCCCGGTAGAGTTGGGTACTGGAGAATTGGTGTTCCGCCCTCTGGTCCAATGGACGCATATTCGTTTAGATTGGCGAACAGAATTGTTGGTAATGACTACAGGACTCCTGCCATTGAAGTAACGTTGACTGGTCCATCCATCGTTTTCCATTGTGAAACTGTCATTGCCATTACTGGTGGTACCGCTCTATGTACATTAGACGGCCAAGAAATTCCCCAACACAAACCGGTCGAAGTTAAGAGGGGATCTACTTTATCCATTGGCAAGTTGACAAGCGGCTGTAGAGCATACTTAGGTATCAGGGGTGGCATTGATGTGCCTAAATACTTGGGCTCTTATTCTACTTTCACTCTAGGAAATGTCGGTGGATACAATGGAAGGGTGCTAAAACTTGGAGACGTACTATTCTTACCAagcaatgaagaaaataaatcagTTGAGTGCCTTCCACAGAATATTCCTCAATCATTAATTCCTCAAATTTCCGAAACTAAGGAATGGAGAATTGGTGTAACATGTGGTCCCCATGGGTCTCcagatttttttaaaccTGAGTCCAtcgaagaatttttcagtGAGAAGTGGAAGGTTCATTACAACTCCAATAGATTTGGTGTCCGTTTGATTGGACCTAAACCTAAGTGGGCAAGAAGTAATGGTGGTGAAGGTGGTATGCATCCTTCAAACACTCACGATTACGTTTATTCTCTGGGTGCAATTAATTTCACGGGTGATGAGCCAGTTATTATTACTTGCGATGGTCCTTCCTTAGGTGGTTTTGTGTGTCAAGCTGTTGTCCCAGAAGCAGAACTGTGGAAGGTTGGACAGGTTAAACCCGGTGATTCCATTCAGTTTGTGCCACTTTCTTACGAAAGCTCGAGATCCTTAAAGGAATCTCAGGATGTTGCAATTAAATCATTGGATGGTACTAAGTTAAGGCGCTTAGACTctgtttcaattttacCATCATTCGAAACGCCTATTCTTGCACAAATGGAAAAAGTGAATGAGCTTTCACCAAAGGTTGTATACAGACAAGCAGGTGATCGTTATGTTTTGGTGGAATACGGTGATAATGAAATGAATTTTAATATTTCCTATAGAATTGAATGCCTGATCTCCCTtgtgaaaaagaataagaCTATTGGTATTGTTGAAATGTCCCAAGGTGTTAGATCTGTATTGATAGAATTTGATGGTTACAAAGTCACTCAAAAAGAATTGCTTAAAGTATTGGTGGCATATGAAACAGAAATCCagtttgatgaaaattggAAGATAACTTCTAATATAATAAGATTACCGATGGCTTTCGAAGACTCGAAGACTTTGGCATGTGTTCAAAGGTATCAAGAAACAATTCGTTCGTCTGCTCCATGGTTGCCAAATAACGTTGATTTCATTGCCAATGTAAATGGAATTTCAAGGAATGAAGTTTATGATATGTTGTATTCTGCCAGATTTATGGTTTTAGGTTTAGGTGATGTCTTCCTAGGGTCGCCTTGTGCTGTTCCATTAGATCCTCGTCACAGATTTTTGGGAAGCAAGTACAACCCAAGTAGAACATATACAGAAAGAGGTGCAGTCGGTATTGGCGGTATGTATATGTGCATATATGCTGCTAACAGTCCTGGTGGGTACCAATTAGTGGGTAGAACAATACCAATTTGGGACAAACTATGTCTGGCCGCATCTTCTGAGGTTCCGTGGTTGATGAACCCATTTGACCAAGTCGAATTTTACCCAgtttctgaagaagatttgGATAAAATGACTGAAGATTGTGATAATGGTGTTTATAAAGTCAATATCGAAAAGAGTGTTTTTGATCATCAAGAATACTTGAGATGGATCAACGCAAACAAAGATTCCATCACAGCATTCCAGGAGGGCCAGCTTGGTGAAAGAGCAGAGGAATTTGCCAAATTGATTCAAAATGCAAACTCTGAACTAAAAGAAAGTGTCACAGTCAAACCTGACGAGGAAGAAGACTTCCCAGAAGGTGCAGAAATTGTATATTCTGAGTATTCTGGGCGTTTTTGGAAATCCATAGCATCTGTTGGAGATGTTATTGAAGCAGGTCAAGGGCTACTAATTATTGAAGCCATGAAAGCGGAAATGATTATATCCGCTCCTAAATCGGGTAAGATTATCAAGATTTGCCATGGCAATGGTGATATGGTTGATTCTGGTGACATAGTGGCCGTCATAGAGACATTGGCATGA